CATGCTGATCATGTTGCCCGACACGAGTATGTCCTCTGCACGGAAGAGACGGCCGCTCTTTTAAACCATCGTCTCGGTCCGCGGACCGTTCGCACTCTGCGATATGGCGAGTCCATCAACTGGGCGGGAGTGCGGTTGACGGTTTATCCCGCGGGTCATTGCCTGGGCTCGGCAATGCTCCTGGTGGAATATGCCGGAGAGCGACTTCTCTACACCGGCGATTTCAAGTTACGACGGTCATTCACGGTCCCACCGGCAGAGCCCGTCGCTGCCGATATCCTGATTATGGAAAGTACATACGGCCACCCGATGTACCGCTTCCCACCGGAGGATGTGGTTTTTCGTGATCTGGTGGATACGATTTTCAGGCTTTTCGAGGAGGGGAAAACACCCGTTATTGTTGCTTATGCGCTGGGCAAGGCGCAGGAGGTAACTCGGCGCCTCAGCGATGCGGGGTTAACTTTAGCCGTTCATCGACATGTGGCCGACATCAGTCGTATCTACGAGTCATTTGGCGTCAATGTGGGCCGATACCGAGTGTTCGATGGAACAATGCGTCCGGGCGAAGTGCTGGTTGTATCGCCTGGTACGAAGCTGGACCTCGTCAACGACCACATATGCCGCATCGCGGTGACAGGATGGGCTATGGACCCCTCGGCACGCTACCGGCTGGGGGTGGATCTGGCGTTTCCGTTCTCGGATCACGCAGATTACGACGGATTACTGGAACTCATCGAGTTGGTTCGCCCACGTGTCATCTACACCACCCATGGGCCGGAATGTTTTGTGCGGGACCTTCAAGTGCGGGGATGGGAGGCGTACCTGCTCGACCGTCCGACGCAGAAGACGTTATTCTGACGCCCGCGCCGGTCCGCTGGCCTGGTGTGAAACTTTGTGGTACACGATCACGATGGCGCTGGGAGCTTCCTTGGCGAACAGTGAAAAGCCCTTTTCCATCAACGTGCGGCCTGTTTCCGTGAGATTCCAGTCCGAATCATACGCCTTTAGATTGTAGCTGGCATCAGATTGGAGGCCGCCAAGTCGGAATAGCGGCGACCGCTCCGGGGCTTCGTCGCG
This is a stretch of genomic DNA from Thermogutta terrifontis. It encodes these proteins:
- a CDS encoding MBL fold metallo-hydrolase RNA specificity domain-containing protein; protein product: MPKQFLFYYDRALKLLPVDLAVDARFRQARAFVSHAHADHVARHEYVLCTEETAALLNHRLGPRTVRTLRYGESINWAGVRLTVYPAGHCLGSAMLLVEYAGERLLYTGDFKLRRSFTVPPAEPVAADILIMESTYGHPMYRFPPEDVVFRDLVDTIFRLFEEGKTPVIVAYALGKAQEVTRRLSDAGLTLAVHRHVADISRIYESFGVNVGRYRVFDGTMRPGEVLVVSPGTKLDLVNDHICRIAVTGWAMDPSARYRLGVDLAFPFSDHADYDGLLELIELVRPRVIYTTHGPECFVRDLQVRGWEAYLLDRPTQKTLF